Below is a genomic region from Mesorhizobium sp. NZP2298.
ATACGCCGAGGCCGTGAGGTCCACCCACAGCGTGCCGTCGGTGGCGAGCTTGGCGATCTGGGTCGCGACGCTGCCGGGCGACGGCAGGAAGATCGGCTTCACCCATTCCAGGCCGGTCGCCGCCCACCAGGCAAGGCCAAGCCCGACAAAGACGGCCACCGCGATCATCAGGAAACGCGACCTCGCTATGGGGACGCCGATCCCCGAGGATCGGCGGCGCCTCGCCTGTTTCGTGGCCGCCGCTGGCGTGGGGCGCGCCGGGCCGGTTTTCGCCGGAGGCTCCGCGGGCATCTGCGTTACCACCGCGATCCGGCCTTGGTCATTGCGCCGCCTTGACGAAGGACGGGTCGATCATCTGCTCCGGCGTCACGTCGGCCTGCAGCAGCTTGGCGTTCTTGGCCGCCGCCTCGACGTCGGCGAAGGTCTTGGTGGTGAAATCGCCGGTGAGCGCCGTCTTGTTTTCGGCCAGCGAGTAGTAGCGCACGCCGTCGAAAGCGGTGTTCAGGTCCTTGACGTCGGAACCGACCGCCTTGGCGATGATGGCGCGGCCGCCGGGCGTGTCTGCGTTGTAATCCTTGAGTGCGGCGTCCCAGCTCTTGATCATCGCCAGCACCTGGCCGGGCCGGGACTTGATCACCTCGTCACGCACCACCAGCACGTCGCTGATCAGGCCGGGATCCTCGCCGGCGGTGAACAGCAGCTTGACGTCCTTGTTCTGCGCCATGGCGACGGTGAGGTATGGTTCGTAAGTGACCGCGACCGGCACCTGCCCCGCGATCAGCGCGCCGCCGGCGTCGGACGCCGGCATCGGAACGGCTTTCACATCGTCGATCGACATACCGTTCTTGGCGAGCGCATATTTGAGCAGGATGTCGCTCGTCGTGCCTTCCTCGAAGGCGACCTGCTTGCCCTTGAGGTCGGCGATGGTGGTGACGTCCTTGCCTGCGATGATGGCATCGGCCGTCATCGAGACATCGAGCAGCAGCACGATCTTCACCGGCAGGCCGGCGGCAACCATGCCCATCGCCGTGTGGGTGGCGATGTTGGCCGCGTCGAGCTGGCCGCTGGCCAAAGCGGCGTTGATGTCCTTGTCCTCGGCGAAGTTTACGATCTGGACGTCCGGCAGTCCGTTCGCCTTGAACAGGCCCTTGGCGTCGGCGACGTGCCACTGGCCATAGCCGAGCCAGGGCTCGATGCCGATCTTGAACGATCCGGCCTCGGGCGTCGTGGGAATGGCGGCATCGGCCGCGTGGGCCGCTGGCGCGGCGGCGAGCCCGATGGCGGCGGCCATCATGAGCGCGCGAAATTGTGCTGCTAGGTTACGCATCATCCAGTTCCCCTTGATGATCAGACCGCTTTTTTACCCAGGCATCCGGTCTGGTGAGACTGCGGGTTTCTGCTCTCGCGGCACTGTGCCTCGGCGTCTTGCCCACCACTTCATGGTGAAGTGCAGCGATATTTCAGCGGCAGCGGCAGCGGATGTCAAGACTAAAATACATACATGCATATACAAGTTAGACTGGCACAGATTTCCTGGCAATTCGGCCCATCAGCCTCCCGCCATCTGTCACGCACTCGCCCTGCTGCCGTCAGTTGGTCTTGGTGGGGGAATAGCGGCTGCCGAGCGAGTAGCGGCTGCCGGCATAGGTCAGCTTGCTGATGGTGGCGACGATCGCGCCCGTCCATGTGCGGCGGTGCAGAAACAGGCAGCAGCTGCCGACATCGATGTTGAGATGCCGCGCCGTCTCGGCATCGGCCGGGATGGCGGAAATGATGTGCTCGACCTCGGTCACCGGGGTCTTATGCATGAGGTAGTCGTAGGTCGCCGTCTTCGAAAAATCCTGCTTGTCGTAGTCGGGGATCAGGCTCGGATTGACGAAGCGCTCTTCCAGCTGCACCGGCAGATCGTTCTCGAAATTGACGACGACCGAGTGATAGATCGACACACGCTTCGGGAACTCGAAGGACAGCGCAAGCTCCTTTGTCGGCGTGATGGTTTCCAGCACGAGGACTTCCGAGCGATGCCGGTTGCCGCGCTCGACGATCTCGGCCGCGATGTTGTTGATCTCGATCAGCGTCGATTGCGGCCGGGGCGGCGCGATGAAGGTGCCCACACCTTGCAGCCGGATCAGGAAGCCCGCCGCGGTCAGTTCCCGCAAGGCGCGGTGAACCGTCATGCGCGAGACACCCAGCGAAACCACCAGCTCGTTCTCGGACGGCAGCTTGCGATCCTTGCCCCACTTGCCCGATCCGATGTTGGCCAGGATGTAGTCCTTCACCTTCTCGTAAAGGGGGCTTGCCGTATCGGGCAAATCGATCATTTCAAAATCCTTTCCGGCAATTTATCGGAAATCACGCCGGC
It encodes:
- a CDS encoding ABC transporter substrate-binding protein, which produces MRNLAAQFRALMMAAAIGLAAAPAAHAADAAIPTTPEAGSFKIGIEPWLGYGQWHVADAKGLFKANGLPDVQIVNFAEDKDINAALASGQLDAANIATHTAMGMVAAGLPVKIVLLLDVSMTADAIIAGKDVTTIADLKGKQVAFEEGTTSDILLKYALAKNGMSIDDVKAVPMPASDAGGALIAGQVPVAVTYEPYLTVAMAQNKDVKLLFTAGEDPGLISDVLVVRDEVIKSRPGQVLAMIKSWDAALKDYNADTPGGRAIIAKAVGSDVKDLNTAFDGVRYYSLAENKTALTGDFTTKTFADVEAAAKNAKLLQADVTPEQMIDPSFVKAAQ
- the hutC gene encoding histidine utilization repressor, which gives rise to MIDLPDTASPLYEKVKDYILANIGSGKWGKDRKLPSENELVVSLGVSRMTVHRALRELTAAGFLIRLQGVGTFIAPPRPQSTLIEINNIAAEIVERGNRHRSEVLVLETITPTKELALSFEFPKRVSIYHSVVVNFENDLPVQLEERFVNPSLIPDYDKQDFSKTATYDYLMHKTPVTEVEHIISAIPADAETARHLNIDVGSCCLFLHRRTWTGAIVATISKLTYAGSRYSLGSRYSPTKTN